In Scomber japonicus isolate fScoJap1 chromosome 3, fScoJap1.pri, whole genome shotgun sequence, the genomic window GTTCTTCTCAGAGGAAGACTGCAGCTTGTTGAAATGGTTCAGCAGTCTTCCTTGCTGTTGATtatgctgctgcagctgtgtcaGGAAGCAAACTGTCATCTCCAGGATGTCTGCTTTCTCCATCTTGGAGTCCGGCTGCTGTTTGAGGAACTCTGAACCCAGGAGAGACTTGAGCTGCTCAATGCTGCTGTTGATTCGCTCTCTGCGTACCTTTTCCACCAGAGGCTttctgagctgaagaaagaagaacaaagtcATTAATAAACTTATTCTGGAGTTTAATGATAGCATGAATAAAGAAACTTCTCATTAAGAGATTAATTCATCATGAATCATCAATTTACCTTGTGGGTCAGAGTCTGATGCTCCTGAGAGTTGGTCATTGCTGCAGTGATTGTAGGTGCCATAGCTGGATCTCTGTGCTGTAGAGGTCTCTGTAGAGAGAATCTGATCTCTGCTGGCTGCATCCCTCCTATTTATAGTCCCACATCTCCATATGAATGTGTGGGTCTTGGTGTGGTTGCagtttctcacagtctcagccAATCAGTGAGCTTGGTGAGACAAAAGAGGATGAGGCATGCTGAATGCTGTTATTGCCTGAGGGACAATGGTTAAATCTCAGGGGAACAGGTGGAGGACTGGGGGGGTTAATGGAGAGAGACTCACTGAGCTCTGTGTGAATCTGGGAAAGTGGTGACCCTGTAGAGATCAGATCTGCTGCCTGATGCTGAGATCAATGACTTTGATCACACATTGATCATTCCATCATACACGTGATGGAATAACATTCATGGTGTAATGTTTAATGGTTTGAATTACATGTAGgatagaaataaaagtaaatgcttattggatttttttcaaATCTAGATTGTTGTTTTGAGTAAAAAGGTAAAACATGCTGTTATAGAAACTCGTGTCACCTATCCTCCATTTTGAATTGATAATTTACAGTATACTATTGCTTCGgcttcattttcttgttttcacCAGTAATTCAGTATTTTGTATTCAGTTTGACTCCCAGTCATGAAATTTTAAATAAGCTGAGAACAGTAATCATGCTGCTGTCCAGATGTAACAGAGTCTTTTGACACGTGCCTCAGTGTGAGTAGAGAGTAGATCTCACTTTCCCACACTGACTCCCTGTACACTGTGGTCAATGAAACACAAAGGGACTCCTGTGACAGATGCTTGCTGTGTGCTGTTATAGAAACAGAGCATGACATCACCAACCATCTGGAGGGAAAGGACGCCATTGGCTGGCTCTGGCAGTTTGTAAAATTTGAAATTTTGATGAAAAATATCCCACAAAGTATCACAAAAAATATTTGCAATACCATTTTCGAGCTTTCAGTGATCATCATACATGTTGAACTTCCAATTAAAGCAATTTTGATGTACTAATAACattttcatcaacatttttgcTCTTCACATGAAGATGGGAGGCTGAGGCAGCTGTTTGGTGAAGTGTGCCAAATCCCTTTAGAGAATTAGTGTGCTGCTGGTGGGGAGGATGTTGTTCACACCCAGTTCTGATCTCCAGAGCTTTCCCACACTCCGTGTATTAACAGAAAATAGGCATGTGCCCCACTACTAATGGACTTTTTGAAAATACAGCCACAAGGACTGAGCAGGTGCCaaggatagagagaggggaacACACCCACAGAGGAGTGCATGAGGCAATTGTGCAATTTTCGAATAATTACTTGACATTTTTGACTCATTAACAAACAATTAAGACAGTTAAATGATAAAATCTCATTCTCTTGTCTTGggttacaataaaaacattatggCAGGTCATCAgattaagtgatttttttccacTCAGGTAAtaatgtgacaggaagtgaataCTGAATGGATGCATTAGGAAAAGTGCCACCTACATGCCAACCTTGATTTAGCAAGCAAACATCAATCATGCCCAttagaaaatgtctttaaaaagttgTTGTCACCCAAAACTTAACATAAAGTAGCAGTATGGGGAGGACAGGAGATGCAACACCTCTGGACACCAATTCAAGCGGAATAGACAAGTCCAGTGATGAAAAAACTTTCAGAGGATTTCTGTATATCATCCTTTGGAGAGATTTTGCTAATAGCTATAGCGTTCATTCTTCCAGGTAGATATGGGGCTTCaggtttaaatatttacatctaTAAATGAAGTGTTCCCCATGCAAAATCAAGTTGTTTACATGAGGATCCAGGTTTTTCTCCTCCAAAACTCCAGCTTTAAACAACATCATATTAAAAGGGTGAAGCTTTATGTCCTTAGATTGAAGCCAGCTCTGAAATGAAAGCCAACATTCCTGATGGTTCTCACTGGAGGAAAATATGTTCTACACTCTCAATATCTCTCTCACAGCATTCATGTTAAGTTATTCTAATTTAATCTTTCATGCAAAAagtgggtggatggatagatgtcTTTCTAAATTTCAAATGCCACTTAGGCAACATTGAACATGTTGGCCAGACAGGTGCTCAGTGGTAAGTATAGCTAGTTGACCTCTTGAAGGAAACTATGCTGGTAAGTGTATAATGCAGTATTGTCTTCTGTAGAGTACTGGACCTTCACTTAAAAAAAGTATGAACTTGGTTTGTCACTGTGAGGAGAAGCTCATTTGAAAATAAGAGTGTTGACTTTTCCCCCCCAACAACCTCATATCAGTTCTTTGTGGTAAAGTTATTGATTGACAATAGTTTCAAATGTTAATTTTCAATAAGCTTAAAGTCAAATTAACAAACAGTCACTTCTGTGATGAAACAGGTGAAAGATAAATAGGATTAAAATACGCTGTAGACTATGAAAGCTCATTGTCCTCTTTTCAAATCCATGTATCATGATGGTGTGACTCTCAGAAACATATGATAAATTTAACAAATTAATTATTGTGTGGTgatcatacagtctatggtggtGATACAGGTTAGATCACTGACGGAAATGTTTTCAAAAACTGTGTAAAGCCCCAagaatattattttaaacaagATAAAATTGTGATATCTATCAAGAATAGATTAAATGATCTCAATTTAGGGCATCAGAGCCCCTTTTAATGTCTGTCCCCAATGGGCAGAGGTCTGCATCTATTGTCCCACAGGGGCTCTGTGAGTGAGTTTTCCCTGGTTTCCCACAGTCTGTCCTTTCACTGCTTTCAGTGGAGGAACAATAGAAGTGTGCCGTATTATCTGTCACTCTAGAGACAATGTGTGACCTCTTTAAAGAGGGAAATGGTTAACTTCAAACACTTTATATTAAAACACCTGCAGCTGCTGACAGTTTTGCCAAATTGATGCTATAACAAAATTGTATTTGAAATTTGACATGTTCTCATTTGTCTTGATGACTCAACCTACTCCTTATAAATAGAGAGAGATAACATTAATAATCTCATAAAAGATCCTaatttaataacattaaaatagaTTATACTTACATTCACACTTAACCAGTACTGATACACAAATAATGTGTGTACTGAATTTTAACTTGATATGTGTCAATCAGAGGTATGATCTATAACAGAGACATTTGTcaattaaaggtagaatatgtagaatgagcagaacaacgccatctaatgtctggagatcgtagtcgcaacaaccaaaaagtaattccagcagtcgggttgccaggtccggtgccggattttattttagctctaactctgtaaatataccactttatccacatgtctaacctttttaggcgagaaagtagccctttagatccacaatgtgacgctaatttgtccaaataacatctgcttaaagttttgttcctgcgaattcggagccactcaagttagccgtagcgagtaacgcacttccggtcattttcacaaaataaaacacccgttgccttttattattaagaaaaccataacgatagagttggtgcttttattttgaaaacaggaagcgaacataccctcgctgtaactgacttgaaaccaccgaggtacattacattgtaacgccagtgggagtagcagcaatgtctctgcatgtactgcctaatcctaaacatcgattggcttgtgtgtggtgtcgtctgaagcagaagaggctcacggtcgtaaacatctagtcacgtgtactctgagatggacgcgcaggtcaggaaatgacgcaaacggaccgtatatggtttgttatttgtgttattacattacgtgttggactaaatacatggacatattgaggaaaatattccggttttatggaaacggatttcatatttcacaagaatggatacttggcgagctgtacagaaagtcctgtgtcataagatgatcgttgtggataaagggaagactttgaaggtatgtaggcattatagctgttctcacttagctgagtggctagccaagctaatcgctaatactgctacggctgtgagcaaccatataagtcgtgagtggtcttgaatgaatcagaacaatctaagctttccaatagtgtacggcatgagtatatatgtttcaGGGttagtgtttaaaacattcagaagaacgtgtggctacctcctaacatccgtcccgtcccgtgaacggaacagcgtgcgttaagaggttaatgatcaaatatcaaaatccgaatagcgtcagaaagtcaacccactctccacatttccattgctaccgttttgatacttcatggtacacaaacaaatagcatctcatatgaaagctaagaccctgccgagttcaacagtaccactattattgcgctaaaaactcagtgaaccagcagcatacaacggtaaacaaccacttatttacagcgactaacagatattctgtcttaccttcgaagttttgtgatgaaaagttgtacttgacagcaaaaaacgctggttttagtaagtccaacacggctgtgtttgtttacaactccatttcacccagtgccagcctacagtagctgcaccggaacaacagacaactctggcaacccgcacttccggccgctaattggctggtacagtgtacacagaacgtgtcagaacgtcattgtcgaacccgtcaaaaaattttaaaaatattaattcagactaaattttttttttatggaaaagcaatactttcattctgtacccctcaaaacgccccgtggctgtattatttttttttttaaatatagcttttaataaatattctacatattcataATCTTTTTCTATCATGATGGAGGAGATAACCATGAATCACAAAAAACGTGACATGACAACAACATTTGCAACTGGCAGTGTTTTTTATTCAACATGGCACAATGAGCCACATAAAGTATGAAAGATTCAACAGGAGGTGATGATacaccacaacaacaacttGTAGATTTCTACAAGACACACTGTACTCAGACAGAGTAAAGGAACAACTGTCTttataaaagacaaacaattgACAGTATTTGAGGACACAGTACTCACTGACAAGGGATTAATACACTTAGAGAAGTAAAAGCTGATCTTACAACAGATCTCAATGTTGTTGATAACCACAGAATCCAAATTCATTCACAGAATTTAAAACTCTGGTTGTGTGACATCAAtgaaacctttaaataaaaggaCAAAAAGATCTTAAAATAGATCACGTCAGTTCATTGTGATATCACAATTGACATTTTTGAGCAAGATGATTAATAACAATCAAGAGGTAAAATATACCAAAAATGCCATTATATTGTAACAATATATGACATGTAGTGAGGCATAAAAGTATCACTAGAAAGTTTTAAACAaactttttagaaaaaaaagataaacatttgGATCTTACAACAGATCAGTTTTGAGTAATCACAGAGATTAAAGTGAGATAAAGTCCATTATAACAATATGTCCAAAAAAAGGACAGTTACGATCAAAatgatcaatactgatcaaAAGGTAACAAATGTTACCATA contains:
- the LOC128356131 gene encoding transcription factor HES-2-like, which produces MQPAEIRFSLQRPLQHRDPAMAPTITAAMTNSQEHQTLTHKLRKPLVEKVRRERINSSIEQLKSLLGSEFLKQQPDSKMEKADILEMTVCFLTQLQQHNQQQGRLLNHFNKLQSSSEKNLREADFSPLSSTVQTSITKEKSPVNSALWRPW